The DNA segment TAACTGGAGGGATGGCAAAGCTAAAAATAAAGAAGGTTTGCAGCAGGCTGTGGGTTTAGAAGAGAATCCGGACAAGTTACTGGTTGGGTTTGTTGGGCGGCTAGATCCTGATCAAAAGGGGTTAGATTTGATTTATAAAGCATGGAGAGGTTTAAAATCATTGGATTTGCAGTTTGTTCTCTTGGGGATTGGTGATCCAGAGTGGGAGAAAAAGTTTCAGAAGTTGGATAAAAACCATGATAATTTTTCTGCTCAGATCAAATTTGACAAGCAGTTAGCCCGGCGCATTTTTGCTGGTGCAGATGTTATCCTCATGCCTTCTAAATTTGAGCCTTGCGGTTTGCCGCAAATGATGGGAATGCGTTATGGTGCGGTTCCCGTAGTACATGCTGTGGGGGGATTAGCTGATACGGTTCAGGACGGTGAGAACGGCTTTGCTTTCAGTAATTATAGTAAAAAAGGTCTTATTCAAAGCTTAAAAAGAGCTTTGCTAAGTTATAAAGTTTTTAAGGGGGTTGCGGGTGCTGACCAGAGTAAGTTAGAAGAAGCTGTTCTAGATTGGGGGTCTTTGGTAGAAGCGGGAATGGGGGTTGATTTTTCTTGGAGTACTTCTGCAAAGCAATATTTTAAACTTTATCAAAAAGCATTGGGGTACAGATTTGGTGTAGAGCGTAGCCGTGGTGCATACCGTGAAGATGCTTTTACAGGCGAGTGGCGTATAGTTTCTGAAGATGGCGGTGGTAGGTTACAGGAATCAAGCTTAGATACTCCAGAATCTTGCCCCTTCGGTGAGGGGCGAGAAAATAAAACCCCTCCCGAAGTACTAAGATTGGGTCGGGGAATTCCCAACGGTCCTGGCTGGGAAGTGCGGGTTGTTCCAAACAAATTTCCAGTCTTGTCGGGTCACGAGGTTATAATCCACAGCCCAGATCATTATTCTGATTTAGCACAGCTTCCGCTGGAACACGCGGAAAAAATAATTCAAGCATACTTATTTAGGTGTCGGCACTACGATGATAAAGGGCTACCTTTTGTTTTTAATAACCACGGACCAAATTCAGGTGCATCCCTCTCCCATCCGCACTCGCAATTAGTTGTGTTTGAGAAAATTCCAGAGTCTATTCAAGAAAAGTTGGAAAAAGCAGAACCATATTTTAGGGAAAATAAGGAGTGTCCTTACTGTGATTTAATAAAACGCGAACAGGAGGGGAAGAGAAAAGTTTTTGAGAACTCTCATTTTTTGGTTATTGTTCCTTATGCGGCAGAGTGGCCTTACGAGATGTTGGTTTTGCCTAAGGAACATGAGCCAAACTTTTCAAAAGTTGATTTAAATACAGTTACTGCTCTGGCTGACGTGTTGAAGAAAACTTGCGATGTAATGACTATGAAATTTGGGAACAAAGTTTCCTACAATTATTGGATTCATTCTTTGTCTGAGTATTTTTTGAAAAAAGATCGAGATGGTAGTTTTTATTTCCACTGGCACTTGGAGTTTGTTCCGCGGGAGAAAAAATTGGGCGGTATTGAGCTTGGTGCAGAGATTATGGCTTACGGTCACGGTACTCCCGAGCAAGCAGCCCAAGAGTTAAGAAACCTCTTTTCCTCTTAGTTTTGATTTGTAAAAGCAAAAAAAGGGTCCTCGGTTTTGTCCGAGAACCCCTTATAGACTACTTCGAAAGAGCTTTTAGAGCTTGAAAGAGTTTGTGGGTAGCGTGTGCATCGCTTAATGCGTAGTGGGGCTGCTTGTTTTCAATTCCGAAATGTTCACACATTTCAGTTAGTCCCAAACCACTTACCTCAGGATTACCTTGAAGTTCCCAATAGGCGATAGAAGCCACATCTAAGTAGTGGTAGTCGAACTTGGGTTTTATATTGAGTTTATTGAGGGCAGGGATAAGAAAACTCATGTCGAACCCAACATTATAAGCTGCTAGCAACTTACTGGCAGCAAAACAGTTAAAAATCCTTAGTCCATGTTCGAGTTCTACAGCAGTTCGCCACCGCTTTTTGCTGTATTGGTTGATTTCGAGGGCTTGGGGGTCTGCTGTTTCAATGTGGCAGGGTGCGATTTTTATTTCAAATTCCCCAAAAGCTCGGAAATAGGGTGGTCTCGCAACTACAGCTGCTACCTCAATAATTTCATGGCGTAACGGGTCGAGGCCCGTGGTTTCCAAGTCGAAAAATACCAAGCACCGGTCAAGTAATCTATGTGTACTTTTTGACATCTTTCTCCTTTTCCTCTCTCTTTTTCAGATCCTAACTATGCGGGGCTTTAAATTAACAAGTTGTCTTATAATTGTCAATGATTTAGAATGCTTTGCCTTGTGGTAAAATAATTTTAAGATGGATGCTGATTTTGTAGAACGCTTAGAAGCTATTAAGCAAAAATTAAATATTGAGGAAAAAAGGCGAGAATTGTCGGAGCTATACGAGAAATCAGAAGACCCTGATCTTTGGGACGACTGGCGAAGAGGACAAGAAGTAATGAAGAAAATTTCTATCCTGGAGGAAGACCTAGAAGCTTTGGAGGAGGTTGAGGGTTTGCTGGAAGGTTGGAAAAACAATGAAGTAGAGGATGAGGAATTGGAGGAAGCACTTTCGCACCTGGAGCTTAAAACTTATCTTTCTGGGAATTATGACTCTTATGATGTTTTTCTTTCTATCCATGCTGGTCAGGGTGGTACTGAGGCTATGGATTGGACAGAGATGTTAGCTAGAATGTATGAGCGTTATGCTGACGCGCAAGGATGGGATATTACTAAGGTTGAGGAATCTCCTGGAGAAGAGGCGGGTCTTAAATCTGTAACATATAAAGTTGAAGATTCAAATGTTTACGGATATTTAAAGGGTGAGGCAGGGGTGCACCGATTAGTGCGACAATCGCCTTATAATGCTGATAATCTCAGACAAACATCGTTTGCATTGGTAGAAATTATGCCGGTTATAAAAGACGATGTTGAGGTGGATTTGAGTCCTGAGGATATCGAATTTTCATCTTTTCGTTCTGGGGGTCCTGGGGGTCAAAATGTGAATAAGGTTTCAACTGCAGTGAGGTTAAAGCACAAACCAACTGGAATTAGGGTTGAATGTCAGATGGAAAGAACCCAACAAAGAAATAGGGAGAGAGCTATGGAAATGCTCCGCGCCCGTCTCTACCAGAAAAAGCTGGAAAAACGGAGAAAAGAGAGGGAAAAGTTAAAAGGGGATTATGAGGTTCCGGGGTGGGGGCACCAAATTCGTTCTTATGTTTTACACCCTTATAAAATGGTAAAAGATTTACGAACAGGGGTTGAGGTTAAGCAGCCGGAGGAAGTTTTGGATGGAAACTTGGATGAATTTATTGAAGCCCAATTGCGCCAAGGTATTGGGGTAGTGTAAGATATAGAAAATTAGTAGTTAGTCGAGGAGTTTTTAAACCTTTTGTAATTCTTAAATGCCAACTCTGTCCCAAAGTAATTCCCAAAAAATTTTTGTCCTTATTGCTGTTTCCCTCTTTTCAGCTATTATTGGTTATAGTCTAATAAAAATTATGGAAAGTGGCTTATTATCACGACAGGAGGGTTGGGAGAGTTCTATTGTGGAAGAAGAAGGTAAAGAAAAACAGGATCAAGCAAGTTTGGACAGTTCTGCTGATTCTGATCTACAGTCAGGCTGGCAGAGCTATTCCGGTACTATTGATATTTCTCAAAGTGCGCCCGGAGGCGCTACTCATGTTTTGATAGGGTCGGGTGGCGAAGAAATTATTTACTTAGCAGCCGGGGATGATAAACTAATTGTTGCCGAGTCCCTAGAGGCAGAAGTTCAGGGACCGATACGTGATTTAGAAGATAGCAACAAAAAGCTAATGCAGGTAGAGAGAGTAGTGTTTAAGTAACCAAATCCGAGATTCTAAGCACAAAAACCCGAAGAGTATCTAGCGACTAAGAACTTAAAATTTTTATAGGTTTTAAACTTGGAAATCTGGGTTTGAAATTTATTTTAAGTTTCGAACTTTCTTTTATTTATGCTTGTTTTTGATTCTGTAACAAAAGAATATCCAGACGGGACTTGTGCTCTTCGTGAAATTACCTTTTCGGTTTCCGAAGGTGATTTTGTTTTTGTGGTTGGTCCTTCGGGATCGGGAAAAACAACTCTAATAAAAATGATTTTGCGAGAGGAGCTGCCCACAGAGGGAACACTCTATTTTGAGGATTGGGAAATACCACGTCTTAGTGATAGTATGGCTACAGAGTTACGTCGGCAGCTGGGAACAGTGTTTCAAGAGTATAAACTAATACCGTCCCGAACTGTTCTGGAAAATGTAATTCTTCCCTTGGAAATAATGGGGGAGGAAAATGCAAAGGATCGTGCGCTGGAGACCCTTTCTTTGGTTGGGTTGGAAGACAGAGCGAATCTTTTCCCTCAGAACTTGTCGGGTGGAGAAAAACAGCGCGTTTCTTTTGCGCGTGCTTTGATTCACAAGCCGCGTTTGTTGTTAGCAGATGAGCCTACAGGTAATATTGATCGAGGGTCCTCGGAAAAGATTTGTGAAATTTTGGAGCGTATAAACAAAAATGGCACTACAGTTTTGGTTTCTACTCATGATATTTGGATAGTTGACCAGTTTGATAAACGTACCTTGGAGTTGGAAGATGGTAAATTAGTTGGTGAAACTGATAAATAAAGCTTTTTTGTAGTTTGTTGTTTGCACGATTGTATATTTTTGTGTTTTAATCTTATGAATGTTTTTAAGCAAGCATTGGTAAATATTTGGAGGGACAAAGGTATTAGCTTTGCAGCTCTTCTTGTAACCACCTTAACCTTTTTTGTAACTACAGTTTTTGTTTTGGTTGCTTTGAGTTCACATGTTACCTTGGATTATTTGGAAAGTCGTGCTCAACTTACAGCTTTTTTTAAGCCAGAAACTCTGGAGGAGGATATACTAGAGCTAAAGTCTAGGTTAGAGCAGTCTGCTAGTGTTCTTGAAGTAACCTATACTTCCAAGGAGCAGGCGTTGGAGATTTATAGGCAAGATTATCAAGACGAGCCTGCCTTATTGGAGTCTATATCTGCTAACATATTTCCGGCTAGCTTGGATATTCGGGCGGAAGACATAGAAAAATTGGATAGTATAAGTCAGGTGTTAAACAACAATGAGCTGGTAGAAGAGGTGGTTTATTTTCAAGATGTAGCGCAAAACTTTAAGCAAGTTTCTGATGCTATAAGAAGTGGGGGGTTAGTGTTGGTGGCAGTTTTTGCTGCTATTTCCTTATTTATAATTTTGCTTGCAATTGGGGTGAGTATTCATAGCAAGAAAGAAGAAATTGAGATTATGCGCCTGCTTGGCGCTGGGAAATGGTATATCCGGGCGCCATTTCTGCTTCAAGGAGCTTTTTATGGGCTGGGGGCTGTTCTTGTTTCTCTTGCTATTGTTGCTGGCTTAGGTGTTTATTTTTATCCGCAACTAACGTCTTTGCTTCGAGATGTTCCTTTGCCAGAAGTAACCCCAGTATTAGCTTTAGAAGTTGTGGGCGGCGAGCTTTTGGGCGCTGCTTTTCTGGGTATGTTAGCTGCGTACTTAGCAACTCGTAAATACTTAAAGGCTTAGCTAGTATAGGTTTTTTCCATTTCGTGCTAAAATACACTAGTTATGTTTGGGTTGCCTGTCCAAAAGAAATATCTTTTTTCCTTCTTCCTTCTTCTTGCTTCTATTACTATTTTTGTTTCGCATCCTTATTCTCTTTGGGCTGAAGATACCGACAGTGCAAGCTCAGATGAACAGTCGGAAGAACAGACTGAGGAAGAAGAGGAAGGTATAAGTGAAGAGGAAATGAAGGATTTAGAAAAGGAAATAGAAGAGCTTGAAGATAAGTTGAGCGAGGCAAGGGGAAGAAAGACTACACTACAAAATGAAATTGCCTATATGGATAATCAGATTTATCTTACTAATCTGAGAATAAACGAAACCCAGTCAAGATTGTATGCAAAAGCAAAAGAACTAGAGGAGCTAAATACAGATATAGAAAAATTGGAAGAACGCATTCTTACCTTGGATGAACTTTTGGAGGAGCAAAAGAGTGTTCTACAGCAGCGGGCTAGGGAAAGCTACAAATCGTCGCGCTTTTCAACCTTTGAACTTCTTTTTGGTGCTCGAACTTTATCTCGACTTATTGACCGGGTTAAGTATTTGCGGGTGTTGGAGAAAAAGGATCAGGAACTTATTGACGAAATGGAGATTACTAAGGGTGACTGTACTGAGCAGAAAAATTTGCTGGAAGTGAAAAAAGTAGAAGTGGAACAAGTAAAGGCGGAGATAGAGAGTTACAAGCAAACTTTGGAAGCACAAAAAGCCCAGTTGGATGGACAACGGCGAGAGAAAGAAAACTTGCTGGCAGCGACAAAAAATGATGAGCAAAAGTACCAAGATCTGCTAAGAGAAGCGCGGGCAGAGCTAGCAGCTATGCGGGCGTTTGTTACTGCTCAGGGAGGAGCAACTCTGCTTTCTGGGCAGACGGAATGTGATGATTGGGGTTGTTATTATAACCAGCGAGATAGAGAATGGGGAACTTATAATTTGGGCAGTTCTAACTACTCCGTTGCCGGTTATGGCTGTTTGGTATCTTCGGTAGCAATGATTGCTACCTATCATGGCTACGATATTACGCCTAAAGATATTGCATTAGTAGATTCTGCTTTTGTCCCAGATTTGGGTTACTTGTACGTTTATCTAACAGATAGTGATGGTAATAAGATTCCTATTGAGGTGAACGGGTTCAAGTTCTATAGAGATTTGTCCTGGGGGAATAGTTCTTTGGATTCTGCTTTAGAAAAAGGACCGGTCATTGTTCGTCTTTCAGCCTTTGGTGGAACCCACTTTGTGGTAATTAAGGAAAAGAAGAACGGAGAATACATTATGAAAGACCCCTGGTATGAAGGTGCAAACAATGTTCCCCTATCCAAATACTACAGCAAAAGCTCCATTACCCGCGTCGACCGTGTAGTTGTCCGTTAACCACTCTTTTAGACCTCCGAGGTCTATTAGCCCTTTTCTTATAATCAAAGGTTAGCAATAAAATTATTCCTGTTTTTTTCGATTCTTAAGGCTTTTGTTATAGCCTTTTAGACCTTAGAGGTCTATGAGCGCTTTGTTGATAGGGGAAATGTTGGGGTTTGGGGTCGGTGGGGGGTTGTGGTATTCTGGCTTCGGATGAGGGTGTCCGGAAAAGAAAAACCTCTTGTTGTAATTATTTTTCTTGTGGTTGGGTGTATTGCATTGTTTCTATTTTCCTCTTTTTGGAGCTCCCTTTTAGAATATTGCTTTTTTGGGTCCACAGCAACAGAAAGTTCTGTCAGTGTTGTTTCCACTATCCCTATTCCTGAAGCCTTTGCAAGGACGGGTCTTGCGAGCACTTTATTGGCGGGTAATTCTAATGACAAGCGAGTTAATGTTGATTGGTCGGTGAGTGCGGTAGCGGGTACGGGAAATATAAAACTTTCCTGGGAATCTTCTTTTTCTAATGTTTATTATAGAGTTTATGTTGACGATGGTTCTGGTTTTGATTTGGGAATTGCTGTGGGCAGCCAATTAGTTTACAATTTTGAAGGTTTAGAACAAGGGAAAGAGTATGTTTTTAAGGTTGCTGCGCTAGACAATGATTTTCAGGAACTTAGTCACGTAACACTTCGTGCGGCTACTGAAGAGCAAGAAGTTTTTCCCGGAGATGTTGTGATTAACGAGATTGCGTGGATGGGAACACGCGCCTCTTACAACGATGAATGGATAGAGCTTTATAATAATGCGAATAATGATTTGAATTTAGATGGTTGGTTACTGGTGGCAGAGGATGGATCTCCCGAGATTGAAATAGCAGGCAGAATTGCTGCTGGCGGTTATTTCCTTTTAGAGCGGACAGATGACAATACAGTTAGTGATATAGAGGCAGATCTTATTTATACGGGGGCTCTTGGAAATGGTGGTGAGTATTTAAAGTTAGTGGACTCAGGGAGGCAAGTTGTGGATGAGGTGGATTGTTCTGAGGGTTGGTTTGCGGGAGACAACGATTTAAAGTTGTCTATGGAAAGGATTTGGCCAGAAAATGCTGGCAGTTCTAAGATTAATTGGATGAGTAATAATAGCAAAGTAACTTTTGGTAAAGATGCAGATGGTTCTGATATTTTGGGGACACCTTTACATGAAAATAGCATTTATGGCGCAGAGTATGTTGGTGAAGAGGATGAAGAAAGGGAAATAGAGTTTGAATTACCTAGTAGTGTTAGGGTTGACGAGCCCTTTACAACTACGGTGCGAATAAAAAATTTTGAGTCAGATTCGTTCTATTATGTAAAAATTCTTGCTGCAGAGGATGAAAATTTTTACAATGCGCGAACCCTTTCCGCTGACGAGAAAAAATGGTTAGCTTGGAATGCAGCGTGGGCTGATTTCCCCCAGCTTGAAACAGATAGTAGCGGTGATGCCAATTTTGAGGTGTTGGCAAGAATCAAAAAAGAGAGTTCACCTGGAGAGTTTAAGATAAAAGTTCGGTTGCGAAAAGTTACGGATGGTGTAAATATTGATTCGAAGGAAAAGAACATTTTGGTAGAGCCTGGATTGCAGAGTAATGTTGTTTTAGCAGCCACCAAGCTCCCAAAAACAGCAATTTCAAAAGAGTTACAAAAGCTAATTGGTAAAGTTTTTATCTGTGTTGGCTTTGCTTTACACCTTCTTTTGCAGTCTCTAAAACTTAGATAGTTTTATTTTTATGAAAATTAATTGGGATTATTTTGAAAAGATCAAACCGATTTTGAGAAAGCTCTGCAGAAAAGTGGAAGGAGACTTTGTGGTTTTTGGATCAGCTCCCCTTTATCTGTTTGGTGCTTTGAAGTTTGAGGGGTTAGGGAATATGCATGATTTAGATATTCTTTTAGATGGACATGTGAAGAATTCTGCCATTGAAAAAACTGTTTACTTTGAGAATGACAAGAATCAAAAACTTTATAAACTATCTATTGATGGTGTGAATATTGATGTGGGAACTCTTTGGCCTGGACATGAGGAGTGGTTTGAAAAGGTTTTTGAAAATTCGCAGGAAATTAATGGTTACAAATTTGCTAGTTTGGAGACTGTTCTAGAATGGAAAAAACGAAATATAAAAAAGTACGATCGCAAAAAAGATAAGGAAGCAATTGCTAGAATAAAGAAATTTTTACCAACCTACGGGACTGGGTGAAAACCCGCTCATATCTTCAGTTGGGCACGAAAAGATACGAGCGGGGTTTGGATGAGGTTTGGTCCTACCCTTCTTTGTCCTTGTCATAGTTTTCCGTAAACGTTTGTATAGTCTGGACCCGATCATTTATATAGGCAAGTGCCTTAGAAAGTGCATCTAGATCCTCGAGACTTATTGTTAGGGGTTCCCTGTATTGGTCTAAGATAGTAACCTTCTCTTTTTCGGTTTCCCAGCAAATTTGGGAAAGGCTACATTCAGTTGAAGTGGGAACGATTTTGAGCTTCCCGGTTCGTTCGGTGGTTACTGCTAATTCAGGTTCGGAGTGTTCTCTTATACCGTTTTGCCAAAAAGTTTTTTGGTTGCTGTTGTTTCCGAAGCGTAAACCCACTTGGGCACGGATGATGCTTGTGCCCTTAAGTACGAGCTTTGCATCCAGGCTTTGTCCCTTCGAAAGGTCTCCTTCCAGTTCTAGAAGTGCTGACTGAGGTACAGGGACCATTGCTTCTTTGCTTATTCCCCTGTGCCATTGAACTTTAATGTAGAACAGATAGGAAATTCCTTCTTCAGTTTCTACCTCAGTGATGCATTTGGGTATGGCACGAACTTTTGTAGTGCGCTTCTTGGTTCCTTTTATTTTTATATTTTTCACTTTTCTCTCCTCTCTTGCTTTTTATGTATTATTTAGTTTCAATTTTGGTTCAAATTTTCAATACTTGTTTGAATAATAACACATAGGTTTAGTAGGTTTGGAGTCGGTTTTAGGATTATGTTATTCTCTTTATTGGACATAACAGTGTTCTTGCAAAGACTTCTTGGATAAGGTTTAAGTGCAGATAAGCGAAGAAAGGATAGGAGCTGAAAAAGGGAGGTGAGTTGGGTTGTTTTCGCTACTTAGAAATACGGGTAAGCAGTTAAAGGAGGCTTGGAACCGGTTTTTTTTACGGTTCCTGAGTAGGGCTCGCATTCTTGTTTTCGCTATTGAAGAGTATCCCGAGGTTCAGGAGTTGGTTTTCGAGTTGGAAAAGGCAGGTTGTGTAGTTGACTTTTGTAACCGACCTGCCATAGTTTGTGGGAATGTGCAAAAGCACTGTGACCTTGTAGTCTTTTTCGCAGATGGGTTGGATGTAGCACCCCTTATTGGCGCCTATGTTGACAGTAATGATGCTCCTCGGGTAGCCGCAGTTACTGCTTATGAGAGCAAAATTTCGCGGTTGCAAGCGGCGGGAGCTCATCCTGTGGTGCTGTTAACGAAGGATTAGCTACTTTTTTCTGTTCCGGAGTAGTAGTACGAAGCTGCTACTCCGGCTTCTTTTTTACTTTTCTCAAATATGTTAAAATTCTTATGGAGATGGGTGCTTATACCGATACTATTTCTAGATTAATTTCTTATTCTGCTTCTCCTGATTCTTCTTTATTTTTTCTTAGCGCATACCTTCCTAAAAAAGGTAGGAACAAAGATGAAGTTAATAAACATGTTAAGTCACATATTTTCTCTGTTTTTCGTAATCATCAAGAATTGAAGAAGTACAAGGATTTGCGGCATGCGGTTGTTAAAGCTGTTCAAACTCAAGTGGATCTTCTGGATACTTTACGGCAGGGCTTAGCCATATTTGTTAAGGTTAATTTGGATAAATTAACTGGTGCAGGTAGTGAAATACCAGAAGAGGACGTATTTGTTTTAGCATTAAACCGTGCTCCTAGAAAAGAGTTAAGGATTGGGAAAACATTTGATCTAGATCAGCTGGTTTGGATGAATAATGTAGCAGCTACAGCTTTGGTAATGAGCCTTCAAGGTAAGGAGGCGAAACTATACTGTATTGATTTGGGAGGTATTAAACCGGAGACAAAGCAACAGGTTCCAGTAGAAGTAAAGGAGGAGCCCGAGTATTTGGAGCAATTTTCTCCCATTGACTTTCGAGGAATGTACCATGGTACAGGATCAGAAAAGGTTAGTCGTCGAAGAGAAATGGAAAGGGAGCAGCTTCTTAGAGATGTGAAAGAAGCTATAAAGACAAAAATGGTACCTTCCAATTATAAATTTTTAATAATTTATGCTTCTTCTAACTTTTCGGAATTGGTGCCTTCGCTAGTTAATGACCCAACAATTGCCCCTGCTAGTACAAGGGTGGTTGTGGAAGAAAAAACTATTGAGGATGAAACTGCGTTGAAAAAGGATGCTCGGGAAAAGGTTGCTCAAGCTCAGGAAGAACAGAAAGAACAGTTTTTAAACAGAGCCAGAGAAGTCCCGGATCGGTATGTGGAGGGTTGGCAGGATGTTGTTCGGGAAGCGCGAGAAGGAAGTATTGGTATGCTTTTTGTGAAACCCGATTTGGAAATGCACGGTTCTGTTTTAGATGAGGAGTTCCCCCATTTGCAAAAGTATCCCGGTAGTCGAGAGGTTACTGATTTGGCACCGTGGGTAGTGAGACGAGTAGTGAGGACCGATGGGGAAGTTGTTGTGTGGCGGGGACCAGTGGCGAGGGATTTACCGGACATCGCTGCATTCCTGCGGTATAGGAAGGAAAGTTAAGGGAATGTCCGCTAAGGAAAAACCTTCGAGGTTTTTGGAACCTCGAAGGTTGAGGAATTGGCGGGATTGAAAGAACGTTTTATGAGAATACAAATAATAGGTGACGGTATGGAAATTAATGACCATATTCGTGACTTAATTGAAGACAAATTAGGTTCGCAGTTGGATAAACTGCTCAAAGATTTTGATAGGGACATTAAAACAGCAAAAGTACGGATACGTGAACATCCGGAAGGTTATGAAGTTAGCTTTGAAATGCACCTTCCGGGAAAAAAACACATTTTTGCCGAACGTGTTTCTGACCGCTTAACTTTAGCCTTTACTGAGCTTCGAGAGAGTGTAGAAAGGCAGCTTGAGCGTTATCGCGGTGATTTGATGTACGGGCGTTGAACTTGGCGAGTTTCTACTAACCTTCAATTTTTATGGAAGAAGTTGTAACTATTTTAATGACAGAATTTGTTACTCATGATGTTAAGCGGTTTGTTTTAGAGAAACCGAAGAATTACAAATTCACTCCCGGTCAAGCAACTGAAATTTCAATAAATAAACCGGAGTGGAAAGATGAACGCCGCCCCTTCACTTTTACTTCTCTCAATAAAGACAAAGTTCTCGAATTTACAATAAAAGGATACCCGGAACATAGTGGGGTTACCGAACAGCTGCACAAATTGATTCCGGGAGATGAGTTGATTGTGCGTGACCCGTGGGGAACGATTAACTATAAAGGCTCCGGTGTTTTTATTGCGGGTGGTGCAGGGGTTACACCTTTTATTGCTATTTTTCGTAGTCTTAGGGAACGCGGTGATTTGTCCGGAAATAAATTATTTTTTTCGAATAAAACCGCCCAGGATGTGATTTTGGAAAAAGAATTTCGAGAAATGTTTCCGGAGGGTGACTTAGTATTGACGCTGACTGAGGAGGAGTGTTGCGGTTACGACGATCGTTATATTGACAAAGAGTTTTTAGAAGAAGAAATTGACGATTTCTCGCAAAACTTTTACGTGTGCGGACCGCCGGGGATGGTCAGGGATATGAAAAAATATTTAAATGAGCTGGGTGCGGAAATGGATTCCGTGGTTTTTGAAGGAAAAAGCACCCGTGGTGCTAACGGTTAGCGACCACGGGTTGGGTAACGTTACAGCTGAGTTTCTAAGAGTCCCGATCCTTTTTCTATATTGATGTAGGCCCTCACGGGAATGGTGCAAAAGAGTGCGTACAGTTCGCCCCAAAGAGTAATAGTTTCCCCACTCTTTCCTGGTTTCTTGCGCATATTTAACCGGAAGTCAACCAGTCGGGGGAGGCCATTTAGACCCTCCACTTCCAAAGAAACTATGGGAGCAGGGTTCCCATGATTTTCATAACCGATTCGTGCGTTGCTCGCTAAGAGATCGAGGTCTTCGGGAAAACCCACTACTCTTAGGGTTACATTTTTCGTTATCAGTGGG comes from the Patescibacteria group bacterium genome and includes:
- a CDS encoding FAD-binding oxidoreductase is translated as MEEVVTILMTEFVTHDVKRFVLEKPKNYKFTPGQATEISINKPEWKDERRPFTFTSLNKDKVLEFTIKGYPEHSGVTEQLHKLIPGDELIVRDPWGTINYKGSGVFIAGGAGVTPFIAIFRSLRERGDLSGNKLFFSNKTAQDVILEKEFREMFPEGDLVLTLTEEECCGYDDRYIDKEFLEEEIDDFSQNFYVCGPPGMVRDMKKYLNELGAEMDSVVFEGKSTRGANG